In Streptomyces sp. NBC_00448, the following are encoded in one genomic region:
- a CDS encoding SDR family NAD(P)-dependent oxidoreductase — MSTVLITGAATGIGNLTARAAARAGHRVYATMRDPEGRNAPRAGDLRDVAAAEGVDLRVIELDVSSQESADAAVRTVLADGGGLDVVVHNAGHLLVGYVEAFTAEEIAHLVDVNTLGVQRLNRAALPHLRERGHGTLLYVGSTIPVTTPPFLGPYVVSKAAMDALALVTSYEVSQFGIETVIVMPGAFTEGTDHFPKAGRAADTAVAEAYRVLDPLVARNEEATASLFTPGSTADPVVVAEEIVRILALPYGERPLRSVVDLTHSKVEQANAAVTEARTDFVRRMGFGEVLELRRA, encoded by the coding sequence ATGTCCACTGTCCTCATCACCGGCGCCGCCACCGGCATCGGCAACCTCACCGCCCGCGCGGCCGCTCGCGCCGGGCACCGCGTCTACGCGACGATGCGCGACCCCGAGGGCCGCAACGCCCCCAGGGCCGGCGACCTGCGCGACGTCGCCGCCGCGGAAGGCGTCGACCTGCGCGTCATCGAACTCGACGTCAGCTCCCAGGAGTCCGCCGACGCCGCCGTGCGCACCGTGCTCGCCGACGGCGGCGGGCTCGACGTGGTCGTCCACAACGCCGGCCACCTGCTGGTCGGTTACGTGGAGGCCTTCACCGCCGAGGAGATCGCCCACCTCGTCGACGTGAACACCCTGGGCGTGCAGCGCCTCAACCGCGCCGCGCTCCCCCACCTGCGCGAGCGCGGCCACGGCACCCTGCTCTACGTCGGCAGCACCATCCCCGTCACCACCCCGCCCTTCCTCGGCCCCTACGTCGTCTCCAAGGCCGCGATGGACGCGCTGGCCCTGGTCACCTCCTACGAGGTCTCCCAGTTCGGCATCGAGACCGTGATCGTCATGCCCGGCGCCTTCACCGAAGGCACCGACCACTTCCCCAAGGCCGGCCGCGCCGCCGACACCGCCGTCGCCGAGGCGTACCGGGTCCTGGACCCGCTGGTCGCCCGCAACGAGGAGGCCACCGCGAGCCTGTTCACCCCGGGCAGCACGGCCGACCCCGTCGTCGTGGCCGAGGAGATCGTCCGCATCCTCGCCCTCCCCTACGGCGAGCGGCCCTTGCGCAGCGTCGTCGACCTCACCCACTCGAAGGTGGAACAGGCCAACGCCGCCGTCACCGAGGCCCGTACCGACTTCGTCCGCCGCATGGGCTTCGGCGAGGTCCTGGAACTGCGCCGGGCCTGA
- a CDS encoding TetR-like C-terminal domain-containing protein, translated as MERTDAEGRGAEEPGPLKPGRGRRRAEDVRHATLTAAAELLLADGVQALTFSKVAARAGVSKMTLYKWWPSPGALAFDAYFNAFQATLAFPDTGDIKADLTAQLRVFVDLLNRNGAVVAGIIGAAQGDPDLAQALSTHYVAHRRALAVARLTRAREAGQIRAGVDLEAIVDQLWGAVYHRLLLPAQPLTAEFVDRLIANLFQGIAPDSADPDSADPDPDSPDPAA; from the coding sequence ATGGAGCGAACAGACGCCGAGGGACGCGGCGCCGAGGAGCCCGGCCCGCTCAAGCCGGGGCGCGGACGGCGCAGGGCGGAGGACGTCCGCCACGCGACGCTCACCGCGGCGGCCGAGCTCCTGCTCGCCGACGGGGTGCAGGCCCTGACCTTCTCCAAGGTCGCCGCGCGGGCGGGGGTCAGCAAGATGACCCTCTACAAGTGGTGGCCGTCGCCCGGGGCACTGGCCTTCGACGCCTACTTCAACGCGTTCCAGGCCACCCTCGCCTTCCCCGACACGGGCGACATCAAGGCCGACCTGACCGCGCAACTGCGGGTGTTCGTCGACCTGCTGAACCGCAACGGTGCCGTCGTCGCCGGGATCATCGGAGCCGCCCAGGGCGACCCCGACCTGGCGCAGGCGCTGTCCACGCACTACGTCGCGCACCGCCGCGCGCTCGCCGTCGCACGCCTCACGCGGGCGCGGGAGGCCGGCCAGATCCGTGCGGGGGTCGACCTCGAGGCGATCGTCGACCAGCTCTGGGGCGCCGTCTACCACCGGCTGCTGCTGCCCGCGCAGCCGCTGACCGCGGAGTTCGTCGACCGGTTGATCGCCAACCTCTTCCAGGGCATCGCCCCGGATTCCGCGGACCCGGACTCCGCCGACCCGGACCCGGATTCCCCGGACCCGGCCGCGTAA
- a CDS encoding SDR family oxidoreductase, with the protein MTTSAQTTTRVALVTGGSGGIGSEVALALAADGMSVVVHYSGSAERAEKVVAAIQEAGGAALAVPGDVADETAMTALFDAAQEHFGGVDVVVNTAGIMLLAPLAEMELDAFDRMHRVNVRGTFVVSQLAARRLRPGGALVNFSTSITRLRPPTYGAYAASKGAVEAMTLILARELRGRDVTVNAVAPGPTATPLFLEGKSAQAVDRLAAASPLERLGTPVDIARAVAFLAGPGGRWINGQVLFANGGIA; encoded by the coding sequence ATGACCACATCCGCGCAGACCACCACCCGTGTGGCGCTCGTGACCGGGGGTTCGGGCGGGATCGGCAGCGAGGTCGCGCTCGCGCTGGCCGCCGACGGCATGTCCGTGGTCGTGCACTACTCCGGCAGTGCCGAGCGCGCCGAGAAGGTCGTCGCCGCGATCCAGGAGGCCGGCGGTGCGGCGCTCGCCGTACCCGGCGACGTCGCGGACGAGACCGCGATGACCGCCCTGTTCGACGCCGCCCAGGAGCACTTCGGCGGGGTGGACGTCGTGGTCAACACCGCCGGGATCATGCTGCTCGCCCCGCTGGCGGAGATGGAACTCGACGCCTTCGACCGGATGCACCGGGTCAACGTGCGCGGCACGTTCGTCGTCTCCCAGCTGGCCGCCCGCCGGCTGCGCCCCGGGGGCGCGCTCGTCAACTTCTCCACCTCCATCACCCGGCTCCGGCCGCCGACCTACGGCGCCTACGCGGCGAGCAAAGGCGCGGTCGAGGCGATGACCCTGATCCTCGCCCGCGAGCTGCGGGGCCGGGACGTCACCGTCAACGCCGTGGCCCCCGGGCCCACCGCGACCCCGCTCTTCCTCGAAGGCAAGAGCGCGCAGGCGGTCGACCGGCTCGCCGCCGCCTCACCCCTGGAGCGGCTCGGCACGCCCGTGGACATCGCCCGCGCCGTGGCCTTCCTGGCCGGTCCCGGCGGCCGGTGGATCAACGGGCAGGTGCTGTTCGCCAACGGCGGCATCGCCTGA